One Camarhynchus parvulus chromosome 26, STF_HiC, whole genome shotgun sequence genomic window carries:
- the KCTD20 gene encoding BTB/POZ domain-containing protein KCTD20 isoform X2, which produces MNGNCAGGTDWLRNQESSCPVENRTVAAHESEESSVVLGGHSPAVPRTEGLDSECRHNTCSVNPQICSMLSAPEEPHNCHIPDGNKRQLEYFNTQERHGCCALSSNSSSQTVAPEKVTLVVDGTRFAVNPQIFTAHPDTMLGRMFGPGREYNFTRPNEKGEYEIAEGISSAVFRTVLDYYKTGIINCPDGISIPDLRDTCDYLCINFDFNTIKCQDLSALLHELSNDGAHKQFDSYLEELILPIMVDSARKGERECHIVVLTDEDTVDWDEDHPPPMGEEYSQILYSSKLYRFFKYIENRDVAKAVLKERGLKNIRIGIEGYPTCKEKVKRRPGGRSEVIYNYVQRPFIQMSWEKEEGKSRHVDFQCVRSKSLTNLVTVGDDVSEDHEVIMHHPPQVDELDRLNAPFSQMVVNDLPD; this is translated from the exons ATGAATGGGAACTGTGCTGGGGGCACAGACTGGTTGAGAAATCAGGAGTCCAGTTGTCCTGTGGAAAACAGAACTGTAGCAGCCCATGAGTCAGAAGAAAGTTCTGTGGTGTTAGGAGgtcacagccctgcagttcCCAGGACTGAGG GTTTGGATTCTGAATGCCGACACAACACTTGCTCAGTAAATCCCCAGATCTGTAGCATGCTGTCTGCTCCTGAAGAACCTCACAACTGCCATATCCCAGATGGAAATAAGAGACAGCTGGAATATTTTAATACCCAGGAACGCCATGGATGCTGTGCATTGTCTTCAAACAGCAGTTCCCAGACAGTAGCTCCAGAGAAAGTGACCCTGGTGGTGGATGGCACCCGCTTTGCAGTGAATCCTCAGATCTTCACTGCTCACCCTGACACCATGCTGGGAAG AATGTTTGGGCCAGGCAGAGAATACAATTTCACCCGGCCAAACGAGAAGGGCGAGTACGAGATCGCAGAAGGGATCAGCTCAGCCGTGTTCCGCACCGTGCTG GATTATTACAAAACCGGAATCATTAACTGCCCTGATGGGATTTCTATCCCAGACCTTCGAGACACATGTGATTACCTCTGCATAAACTTTGATTTCAACACAATCAAATGTCAAGATTTAA GTGCTCTGTTACACGAGCTCTCCAACGATGGGGCTCACAAGCAGTTTGACAGCTACCTGGAGGAGCTGATCCTGCCCATCATGGTGGACAGCGCGCGGAAGGGCGAGCGGGAGTGTCACATCGTCGTGCTGACCGACGAGGACACCGTGGACTGGGATGAGGATCATCCACCTCCCATGGGAGAGGAGTATTCACAAA TCCTTTACAGTTCCAAGCTGTACAGATTCTTCAAGTACATTGAGAACCGGGACGTGGCAAAAGCTGTGTTGAAGGAACGGGGCCTGAAGAACATTCGCATTGGCATCGAAG GGTACCCCACGTGCAAGGAGAAGGTGAAGAGGAGACCTGGTGGCCGCTCTGAGGTGATCTACAACTACGTGCAGCGTCCCTTCATCCAGATGtcctgggagaaggaggagggcaAGAGCCGCCACGTGGATTTCCAGTGTGTTCGCAGCAAATCCCTGACAAACCTGGTCACGGTGGGGGATGATGTCTCAGAGGACCACGAGGTTATCATGCATCACCCCCCCCAAGTGGATGAACTGGACAGGCTGAACGCCCCCTTCTCCCAAATGGTTGTTAATGATCTACCGGATTAG
- the KCTD20 gene encoding BTB/POZ domain-containing protein KCTD20 isoform X1, whose translation MSRHSSLRKRHQLLTARRPSMNGNCAGGTDWLRNQESSCPVENRTVAAHESEESSVVLGGHSPAVPRTEGLDSECRHNTCSVNPQICSMLSAPEEPHNCHIPDGNKRQLEYFNTQERHGCCALSSNSSSQTVAPEKVTLVVDGTRFAVNPQIFTAHPDTMLGRMFGPGREYNFTRPNEKGEYEIAEGISSAVFRTVLDYYKTGIINCPDGISIPDLRDTCDYLCINFDFNTIKCQDLSALLHELSNDGAHKQFDSYLEELILPIMVDSARKGERECHIVVLTDEDTVDWDEDHPPPMGEEYSQILYSSKLYRFFKYIENRDVAKAVLKERGLKNIRIGIEGYPTCKEKVKRRPGGRSEVIYNYVQRPFIQMSWEKEEGKSRHVDFQCVRSKSLTNLVTVGDDVSEDHEVIMHHPPQVDELDRLNAPFSQMVVNDLPD comes from the exons ATGAGCCGGCA ctcttctcTTAGGAAACGCCACCAACTCCTCACGGCACGGAGGCCCAGCATGAATGGGAACTGTGCTGGGGGCACAGACTGGTTGAGAAATCAGGAGTCCAGTTGTCCTGTGGAAAACAGAACTGTAGCAGCCCATGAGTCAGAAGAAAGTTCTGTGGTGTTAGGAGgtcacagccctgcagttcCCAGGACTGAGG GTTTGGATTCTGAATGCCGACACAACACTTGCTCAGTAAATCCCCAGATCTGTAGCATGCTGTCTGCTCCTGAAGAACCTCACAACTGCCATATCCCAGATGGAAATAAGAGACAGCTGGAATATTTTAATACCCAGGAACGCCATGGATGCTGTGCATTGTCTTCAAACAGCAGTTCCCAGACAGTAGCTCCAGAGAAAGTGACCCTGGTGGTGGATGGCACCCGCTTTGCAGTGAATCCTCAGATCTTCACTGCTCACCCTGACACCATGCTGGGAAG AATGTTTGGGCCAGGCAGAGAATACAATTTCACCCGGCCAAACGAGAAGGGCGAGTACGAGATCGCAGAAGGGATCAGCTCAGCCGTGTTCCGCACCGTGCTG GATTATTACAAAACCGGAATCATTAACTGCCCTGATGGGATTTCTATCCCAGACCTTCGAGACACATGTGATTACCTCTGCATAAACTTTGATTTCAACACAATCAAATGTCAAGATTTAA GTGCTCTGTTACACGAGCTCTCCAACGATGGGGCTCACAAGCAGTTTGACAGCTACCTGGAGGAGCTGATCCTGCCCATCATGGTGGACAGCGCGCGGAAGGGCGAGCGGGAGTGTCACATCGTCGTGCTGACCGACGAGGACACCGTGGACTGGGATGAGGATCATCCACCTCCCATGGGAGAGGAGTATTCACAAA TCCTTTACAGTTCCAAGCTGTACAGATTCTTCAAGTACATTGAGAACCGGGACGTGGCAAAAGCTGTGTTGAAGGAACGGGGCCTGAAGAACATTCGCATTGGCATCGAAG GGTACCCCACGTGCAAGGAGAAGGTGAAGAGGAGACCTGGTGGCCGCTCTGAGGTGATCTACAACTACGTGCAGCGTCCCTTCATCCAGATGtcctgggagaaggaggagggcaAGAGCCGCCACGTGGATTTCCAGTGTGTTCGCAGCAAATCCCTGACAAACCTGGTCACGGTGGGGGATGATGTCTCAGAGGACCACGAGGTTATCATGCATCACCCCCCCCAAGTGGATGAACTGGACAGGCTGAACGCCCCCTTCTCCCAAATGGTTGTTAATGATCTACCGGATTAG